The following are from one region of the Nitratidesulfovibrio sp. genome:
- a CDS encoding ABC transporter ATP-binding protein, which produces MKDMKMDIGTGAASAGSMADDPAVVCAGLRKCYGEGATAVHALRGVDLTVQRGELLMLVGPSGCGKTTLISVMAGILDPTEGNCRILGQDMTTLAPRPRAAFRARSIGFVFQAYNLNPALTAAENVSVPLRICGAPLREAMRKAEAALDLVGLGDKAESAPGDLSGGQQQRVAIARALVHQPQLIVCDEPTSALDHANGQRVMELLRRVGTVDGRALVIVTHDARIFEFADRIAELDDGRVTRVGTPAALAGPLEGAAGLHGGDPGAKPDGDNHGDRPPAHVGHEEHQAPPGGNGAGTSARMPRCCTD; this is translated from the coding sequence ATGAAGGACATGAAGATGGACATCGGGACCGGCGCAGCCAGCGCCGGCAGCATGGCCGACGACCCCGCCGTGGTCTGCGCGGGGCTGCGCAAGTGCTACGGAGAAGGGGCCACCGCCGTGCACGCCCTGCGCGGCGTGGACCTGACCGTGCAGCGCGGCGAACTGCTGATGCTGGTGGGGCCATCCGGCTGCGGCAAGACCACGCTCATTTCGGTCATGGCGGGCATTCTGGACCCCACGGAAGGCAACTGCCGCATCTTGGGACAGGATATGACCACCCTGGCCCCCCGGCCCCGCGCGGCCTTTCGCGCACGCAGCATCGGCTTCGTGTTCCAGGCCTACAATCTCAATCCGGCCCTGACGGCGGCGGAGAACGTTTCCGTGCCGTTGCGCATTTGCGGTGCGCCGCTGCGCGAGGCCATGCGCAAGGCGGAAGCCGCGCTGGACCTGGTGGGCCTTGGCGACAAGGCGGAATCCGCCCCCGGCGACCTTTCCGGCGGGCAGCAGCAGCGGGTGGCCATTGCCCGGGCTCTGGTGCACCAGCCGCAACTGATCGTGTGCGACGAACCCACCAGCGCCTTGGACCACGCCAACGGCCAGCGGGTCATGGAACTGCTGCGCCGCGTGGGCACCGTGGATGGCCGGGCGCTGGTCATCGTCACCCACGATGCCCGCATCTTCGAATTTGCCGACCGCATCGCCGAACTGGACGATGGCCGGGTGACCCGCGTGGGCACGCCCGCCGCGCTGGCCGGTCCGTTGGAGGGGGCGGCGGGGCTGCATGGCGGTGACCCCGGCGCGAAACCCGACGGCGACAACCACGGCGATCGGCCCCCCGCGCATGTCGGTCACGAAGAGCACCAGGCCCCGCCCGGCGGCAACGGCGCGGGCACGTCCGCCCGGATGCCGCGCTGCTGCACGGACTGA
- a CDS encoding ABC transporter permease has product MYQIALKMLLANRGKYLGMVLSLAFTSLIMTQQPAVFASILTRTYGLIDDIAIADIWVMDPQAQSVDESKAMPDTRLSLVRSVSGVEWAVPLHKGQLKVRLPDGNTVGCGLIGVDDVSLIGAPGVMRSGSMADLRMSDAVVVDAEGASKRLAVQTDHGLRPLAVGDGLEVNDRRAVVVGVANATPTFQSQPILYTTFSRVKVFNKSERKVMSFVLVKAQPGQDHRALAARIASETGLNALTADDFRARTLKHFIKRTAIIMHFGTTILMSFCIGAVVTGLMFHNFTQDALRHFGVLKAMGTDDRTLLLMILSQALLVAGTGFGIGVGMAMIMGNLPGDPMGMRLSPLILAVGGGAVLSITLVSAALSIRQVLRLEPAVVFKQ; this is encoded by the coding sequence ATGTACCAGATAGCGCTCAAGATGCTGCTCGCCAATCGGGGCAAGTACCTCGGCATGGTGCTGAGCCTGGCCTTCACCTCGCTGATCATGACCCAGCAGCCCGCCGTGTTCGCCAGCATTCTTACCCGTACCTACGGCCTCATCGACGATATCGCCATTGCCGACATCTGGGTCATGGACCCCCAGGCCCAGTCGGTGGATGAATCGAAAGCCATGCCCGACACGCGCCTGTCGCTGGTGCGCAGCGTCAGCGGCGTGGAATGGGCCGTGCCCCTGCACAAGGGCCAGCTGAAGGTGCGCCTGCCCGACGGCAATACCGTGGGCTGCGGGCTCATCGGGGTGGACGACGTGTCGCTCATCGGCGCGCCGGGCGTCATGCGTTCCGGCAGCATGGCCGACCTGCGCATGAGCGATGCCGTGGTGGTGGACGCCGAGGGCGCGTCCAAGCGCCTGGCCGTGCAGACGGACCACGGCCTGCGCCCCCTTGCCGTGGGCGACGGGCTGGAGGTCAACGACCGCCGCGCCGTGGTGGTGGGCGTGGCCAACGCCACTCCCACCTTCCAGTCGCAGCCCATTCTCTACACCACCTTTTCACGGGTGAAGGTGTTCAACAAGAGCGAGCGCAAGGTGATGTCCTTCGTGCTGGTAAAGGCCCAGCCGGGGCAGGACCACCGGGCGCTTGCCGCGCGCATCGCTTCGGAAACGGGCCTCAACGCCCTGACCGCCGACGACTTCCGCGCGCGGACGTTGAAGCACTTCATCAAGCGCACGGCCATCATCATGCACTTCGGCACCACCATTCTCATGAGCTTCTGCATCGGCGCGGTGGTTACCGGCCTGATGTTTCACAATTTCACCCAGGACGCGCTGCGCCACTTCGGCGTGCTGAAGGCCATGGGCACCGACGACCGTACCCTGTTGCTGATGATCCTGTCGCAGGCCCTGCTGGTGGCGGGCACCGGCTTCGGCATCGGGGTGGGCATGGCCATGATCATGGGCAACCTGCCCGGCGACCCCATGGGCATGCGCTTATCACCGCTCATCCTGGCGGTGGGCGGGGGCGCGGTGCTGTCCATCACCCTGGTTTCCGCGGCGCTCAGCATCCGCCAGGTGCTGCGGCTGGAACCGGCCGTGGTGTTCAAGCAATAG
- a CDS encoding response regulator — MNTPEHILVVDDDPEIRDLLTGYLDKHGFRAESAADGTEMFRMLEVGRYDLVVLDVMLPGDDGLTLCRRLRARSELPVIMLTALDDDTDRIIGLELGADDYVAKPFNPRELVARIRTVLRRARALPENIAKAEPEAMSRTIRFAGWTLDTVPRHLVAPDGMVVNLSGAEYRLLRVFLNYPNRVMSRDQLLDLTQGRAAEAFDRSIDVLVSRLRTRLRDNGREPQIIKTVRGDGYYLATDVERDAATEGAANAAPDAAPGTPPLPFPGPADA, encoded by the coding sequence ATGAACACCCCGGAACACATCCTGGTCGTGGACGACGACCCCGAAATCCGCGACCTGCTCACCGGCTATCTGGACAAGCACGGCTTTCGCGCCGAATCCGCCGCCGACGGCACCGAAATGTTCCGCATGCTCGAGGTGGGCCGCTACGACCTCGTGGTGCTGGACGTGATGCTGCCCGGCGACGACGGGCTCACCCTGTGCCGCAGGCTGCGCGCCCGGTCCGAACTGCCGGTAATCATGCTGACCGCGCTGGACGACGACACCGACCGCATCATCGGGCTGGAACTGGGTGCCGACGACTACGTGGCCAAGCCGTTCAACCCGCGCGAACTGGTGGCCCGCATCCGCACCGTGCTGCGCCGCGCCCGTGCCCTGCCGGAAAACATCGCCAAGGCCGAGCCGGAGGCCATGTCGCGCACCATCCGCTTTGCCGGGTGGACGCTGGACACGGTACCCCGCCATCTGGTGGCCCCGGACGGAATGGTGGTGAACCTGAGCGGTGCGGAATACCGCCTGCTGCGGGTGTTCCTGAATTATCCCAACCGGGTGATGAGCCGCGACCAGCTGCTGGACCTGACCCAGGGCCGCGCGGCGGAAGCCTTTGACCGGTCCATCGACGTGCTGGTCAGCCGCCTGCGCACCCGCCTGCGCGACAACGGGCGCGAGCCGCAAATCATCAAGACCGTACGCGGCGACGGCTACTACCTGGCCACCGACGTGGAACGCGATGCCGCAACCGAAGGCGCCGCCAACGCCGCACCGGACGCGGCGCCCGGCACGCCCCCCCTTCCCTTCCCCGGCCCGGCCGACGCATGA
- a CDS encoding ATP-binding protein gives MTAANAAPPAARPPFPFARQLSTLPPRTLRGRVVLVLVCGMVLIQIVSMLYVVTRGGPFVYSSVARQAAMRLAGQALLLDAAKPEARADMIAQMVQGASRIALTTTAPASPMDGKPGIAADVYSSIFADHLRGLLAPDMQLVCRVDGIARDVGRRPPPPPGRTDDGHYDIGYTVGVRLRDGMWAVFTHVLPEGDRPWIPQPMLWDLGWRIVGVALLGLVVVGWMTRPLRMLADAADEFGAGLVRAPLPERGPLEIRRAAQAFNRMQDRIHQFVDERGRLLAAISHDLRTPVTRMRLRADQVEPPELRERFLTDLDEIRDLLATTIDFVRSTDSREATAVVDVTALLESLAEDCLDLHNGQAGQTGHVGQAGLTEQAEQVGQAPLRITLHGTAAGRSTHIHAQPLALKRCLSNLLENAARYGGGQVDIKVQDSDDMLAVAIRDRGPGLPEHFTDKVFEPFFRVEHSRNRQTGGSGLGLSIARNIARQHGGDITLTNREDGGLEALLRLPRTRRQRT, from the coding sequence ATGACCGCCGCCAACGCCGCCCCCCCTGCCGCAAGGCCCCCGTTCCCCTTCGCGCGGCAGCTTTCCACCCTGCCCCCGCGCACCCTGCGCGGCAGGGTGGTGCTGGTGCTGGTGTGCGGCATGGTGCTCATCCAGATCGTCAGCATGCTGTACGTGGTCACGCGCGGGGGACCGTTCGTGTACAGCTCCGTGGCCCGACAGGCTGCCATGCGCCTTGCGGGGCAGGCCCTGCTGCTGGACGCCGCCAAGCCGGAGGCACGGGCAGACATGATCGCCCAGATGGTGCAGGGCGCCAGCCGCATCGCCCTCACCACCACCGCGCCCGCCTCTCCCATGGACGGCAAGCCCGGTATCGCCGCCGATGTGTATTCCTCCATCTTCGCGGATCACCTGCGCGGGCTGCTGGCCCCGGACATGCAGCTCGTCTGCCGGGTAGACGGCATTGCCCGCGATGTGGGACGCCGCCCGCCGCCGCCCCCGGGCCGCACCGACGACGGCCATTACGACATCGGCTACACCGTGGGCGTACGCCTGCGCGACGGCATGTGGGCCGTATTCACCCACGTGCTGCCCGAGGGCGATCGGCCATGGATACCCCAGCCCATGCTGTGGGATCTGGGCTGGCGCATCGTGGGCGTGGCCCTGCTGGGCCTGGTGGTGGTGGGCTGGATGACCCGCCCCCTGCGCATGCTGGCCGACGCCGCCGACGAATTCGGCGCCGGGCTGGTGCGCGCGCCCCTGCCGGAACGCGGCCCGCTGGAAATCCGCCGCGCGGCGCAGGCCTTCAACCGCATGCAGGACCGCATCCACCAGTTCGTGGACGAGCGGGGGCGGCTGCTGGCCGCCATCTCGCATGACCTGCGCACCCCGGTTACCCGCATGCGCCTACGCGCGGACCAGGTGGAGCCGCCGGAACTGCGTGAACGGTTTCTGACCGACCTGGACGAGATACGCGACCTGCTTGCCACCACCATCGACTTCGTGCGCAGCACCGACAGCCGCGAGGCCACCGCAGTTGTAGACGTGACCGCCCTGCTGGAAAGCCTGGCCGAGGACTGCCTTGATCTCCATAACGGACAGGCCGGACAGACCGGACATGTCGGGCAGGCGGGGCTGACGGAACAGGCGGAACAAGTGGGACAGGCGCCCCTGCGCATCACCCTGCACGGTACCGCCGCAGGGCGCTCCACCCACATCCATGCCCAGCCCCTGGCGCTCAAACGCTGCCTGTCCAACCTGCTGGAAAACGCGGCGCGCTACGGCGGCGGGCAGGTGGACATCAAGGTGCAGGACTCGGACGACATGCTGGCCGTGGCCATCCGTGACCGGGGGCCCGGCCTGCCGGAACACTTCACGGACAAGGTGTTCGAGCCGTTCTTTCGCGTGGAGCATTCGCGCAACCGCCAGACCGGCGGCAGCGGCCTTGGCCTGTCCATCGCCCGCAATATCGCCCGCCAGCACGGCGGCGACATTACCCTGACCAACCGCGAGGACGGCGGACTGGAAGCACTGCTGCGCCTGCCCCGCACGCGCCGCCAACGCACGTAA
- a CDS encoding methyl-accepting chemotaxis protein, which produces MRNTTGFFDRLNTRIGALVVALLAIGFGGLGWYVTSATTNLALHLQQTSSQGLVDTAQVAADITLENERKLAVALARQRAIVEAVVDGNDENGVAQARFRDYLRTYKEIWSAYAFDKRGVVVAGANNSGADERGQDKSGHDVVRQVLNGRETALDKTVAKGDGGRMIFRMATALRDASGALIGGVQVSFDFNAFTEAAISPIKVGQTGYLYILDTDGTFIAHPDPATLLQPGKDLPFVREMLANPRGTLQYEFKGARKLAAYSRIAQTGWIMASTVNEGELLAEAHALRNVVAGIAALVCVVLAAVVVLMLRRLVMVPLQAVGQFTADIAGGNFGTTLDGNFSCELAQLADNTRRMKDSIKRELGFARGVLEGIPSPCGIVAPDFTMSWANPQVCELLGRPKPPSDYYGLKSGEFYWFDPDRVTLSDRAITERRTLTGQNVWTSQDGTRTVHIDVVTTPFYDMDGELLGSISFWNDISEMVEKQHQIEAQRDRIAEAARAAMDVSARLSTAAEELASQIEESSRGTENQKTRVAESATAVEQMNASILEVARSAGNAAENADLARSRAEQGEKVVQDTVGSIRALRDRMTEMGGSLHELGKQADGIGAIIDMISDIADQTNLLALNAAIEAARAGDAGRGFAVVADEVRKLAEKTMSATSEVGQVIRAIQQVTQKSVDLMGLAGADADTSAQRSAQAGTSLHEILRVSVDTADMVRSIASAAEEQSAASEQIARATEELNVISGETAEAMNQSALAIAEVARMSEELRAIIEGMKS; this is translated from the coding sequence ATGCGGAACACTACGGGATTTTTCGACAGGCTGAACACCCGGATAGGCGCACTGGTCGTCGCGCTTTTGGCGATCGGTTTCGGCGGGCTGGGCTGGTACGTGACTTCGGCCACCACGAACCTGGCGCTGCATCTGCAGCAGACCAGTTCACAGGGGTTGGTGGACACGGCGCAGGTAGCCGCCGACATCACGCTGGAAAACGAAAGGAAGCTGGCTGTCGCCCTGGCGCGGCAACGGGCCATCGTTGAAGCGGTCGTGGATGGCAACGACGAGAATGGCGTGGCCCAAGCCCGTTTTCGCGATTACCTGCGCACCTACAAGGAAATCTGGTCGGCCTACGCCTTTGACAAGCGCGGCGTAGTGGTGGCCGGAGCCAACAACAGCGGTGCCGACGAGCGCGGTCAGGACAAGAGCGGACACGACGTTGTTCGCCAGGTGCTGAACGGCAGAGAAACGGCCCTGGACAAGACCGTTGCCAAGGGCGACGGCGGCCGGATGATCTTCCGCATGGCCACGGCGCTGCGCGACGCATCCGGGGCGCTCATCGGCGGGGTGCAGGTGTCGTTCGACTTCAACGCCTTCACCGAAGCCGCCATCTCGCCCATCAAGGTCGGGCAGACCGGCTACCTGTACATTCTGGACACAGACGGCACGTTCATCGCCCACCCTGATCCCGCCACGCTGCTGCAACCGGGCAAGGACCTGCCCTTCGTGCGCGAGATGCTGGCCAACCCGCGCGGCACGTTGCAGTACGAATTCAAGGGCGCACGCAAGCTGGCGGCGTACAGCCGCATCGCCCAGACCGGCTGGATCATGGCCAGCACCGTGAACGAGGGGGAGTTGCTGGCCGAGGCGCACGCCCTGCGCAACGTGGTGGCGGGCATTGCCGCGCTGGTCTGCGTGGTGCTGGCCGCCGTGGTGGTGCTGATGCTGCGCAGGCTGGTGATGGTGCCCTTGCAGGCCGTGGGACAATTCACGGCGGACATCGCCGGGGGCAACTTCGGCACCACGCTGGACGGCAACTTTTCCTGCGAGCTGGCGCAACTTGCCGACAACACCCGCCGCATGAAGGACAGCATCAAGCGCGAACTGGGCTTTGCCCGAGGCGTGCTGGAGGGCATTCCCAGCCCGTGCGGCATCGTGGCACCCGACTTCACCATGTCCTGGGCCAACCCCCAGGTCTGTGAACTGCTGGGCAGGCCAAAGCCCCCCTCGGACTATTACGGCCTGAAATCCGGCGAATTCTACTGGTTCGATCCGGACCGGGTGACCCTGTCCGACAGGGCCATAACCGAACGGCGCACCCTGACCGGGCAGAACGTGTGGACCTCGCAGGACGGAACGCGCACCGTGCACATCGACGTGGTGACCACCCCGTTCTACGACATGGACGGCGAACTGCTGGGCTCCATCTCGTTCTGGAACGACATCAGCGAGATGGTGGAAAAGCAGCACCAGATCGAGGCCCAGCGCGACCGCATCGCCGAGGCGGCCCGCGCAGCCATGGACGTATCGGCCCGCTTGTCCACGGCGGCAGAGGAACTGGCATCGCAGATCGAGGAATCCAGCCGGGGCACGGAAAACCAGAAGACCCGCGTTGCCGAATCGGCCACGGCCGTGGAACAGATGAACGCCTCCATCCTGGAGGTTGCGCGCAGCGCGGGCAATGCGGCTGAAAATGCGGACCTGGCCCGTTCACGCGCCGAACAGGGCGAAAAGGTGGTGCAGGACACCGTGGGTTCCATCCGCGCCCTGCGCGACCGCATGACGGAAATGGGCGGCAGCCTGCACGAACTGGGCAAGCAGGCCGACGGCATAGGCGCCATCATCGACATGATCTCGGACATCGCCGACCAGACCAACCTGCTGGCCCTGAATGCCGCCATCGAGGCGGCGCGTGCCGGTGACGCCGGGCGCGGGTTCGCCGTGGTGGCCGACGAGGTGCGCAAGCTGGCCGAAAAGACCATGAGCGCCACCAGCGAGGTGGGGCAGGTCATCCGGGCCATCCAGCAGGTGACCCAGAAGAGCGTGGACCTGATGGGCCTTGCCGGTGCCGACGCCGATACCTCTGCCCAGCGCTCGGCCCAGGCCGGAACCTCGCTGCACGAGATACTGCGCGTTTCGGTGGACACGGCGGACATGGTGCGGTCCATCGCATCCGCCGCCGAGGAACAGTCGGCGGCCAGCGAGCAGATCGCCCGCGCCACCGAGGAACTGAACGTCATCTCCGGCGAGACGGCAGAGGCCATGAACCAGTCGGCCCTGGCCATAGCCGAGGTGGCTCGCATGTCCGAGGAACTGCGTGCCATCATCGAGGGCATGAAGTCGTAG
- a CDS encoding HipA domain-containing protein, translated as MTSSGAPIYVFVWLKGQGYVPAALLTDYAGGRRCTLGYGRNYAARPDAIPVDPVSLPLYMGHAVTSPPGAAIFPALRDAAPDKWGRKLLALLAGRPAGTLSEVEVLTAAHSRNRIGALAFGGTVAGPESMAPWATGEIFSLHEGDLGRVSRVVAEVDEIDDDADLDALRRTLLEDVFLRALASSLSVGGGRPKALVNVNGVDHIAKFPKRGDVWDEPRVEHATMTLAARCGITAAQTRVVEADGVGVLLVRRFDRDDAGEPVHFVSGFTLNRRISEDGDWGSYQDLAQVARQHGDERAGHELFRRMAFNVLCRNVDDHPRNHAFFVRRNGIALTPVYDVVPAQIRFARPELALVCGSKGREASVENVLSMPEPFGLRRAEAEDVVARMRHEMRGWRGHFEECGVSGADISRLEERFALVSGQ; from the coding sequence ATGACTTCTAGCGGTGCCCCCATCTATGTCTTTGTCTGGCTGAAGGGGCAGGGCTACGTGCCCGCCGCCCTGCTCACGGACTACGCCGGGGGGCGGCGGTGCACCCTGGGCTATGGCCGCAACTACGCGGCCCGGCCTGATGCCATCCCTGTCGACCCGGTATCCCTGCCTCTGTACATGGGGCACGCGGTCACAAGTCCGCCCGGCGCTGCCATTTTTCCTGCCCTGCGCGATGCCGCCCCGGACAAATGGGGGCGCAAGCTGTTGGCATTGCTGGCCGGTCGTCCGGCGGGCACCTTGTCCGAGGTGGAGGTGCTCACCGCTGCGCATTCCCGCAACCGGATCGGGGCGCTGGCTTTCGGCGGCACTGTTGCCGGGCCCGAGTCCATGGCGCCGTGGGCCACGGGCGAGATATTTTCCCTGCATGAAGGCGACCTTGGCCGGGTGAGCCGTGTGGTGGCCGAGGTTGACGAAATCGACGACGATGCGGACCTGGATGCGTTGCGCCGCACGCTGCTCGAGGATGTGTTCCTGCGGGCCCTGGCGTCATCCCTGAGCGTCGGCGGAGGTCGGCCCAAGGCCTTGGTGAACGTGAACGGCGTCGATCATATCGCCAAGTTCCCCAAGCGGGGGGACGTATGGGACGAGCCGCGCGTGGAGCACGCCACCATGACCCTGGCCGCGCGGTGCGGCATCACTGCCGCGCAGACCCGGGTGGTGGAGGCGGATGGCGTTGGCGTGTTGCTGGTGCGCCGTTTTGACCGGGACGACGCTGGCGAGCCGGTGCACTTCGTTTCCGGGTTCACGCTCAACCGCAGGATCAGCGAGGATGGCGACTGGGGGTCGTATCAGGACCTTGCCCAGGTGGCGCGACAGCACGGCGACGAGCGGGCCGGGCACGAACTGTTCCGGCGCATGGCGTTCAACGTGCTGTGCCGCAACGTGGACGACCATCCGCGAAACCACGCGTTCTTCGTGCGCCGCAACGGCATTGCCCTGACCCCGGTTTACGACGTGGTGCCCGCCCAGATACGGTTTGCCCGGCCAGAGCTGGCACTGGTCTGCGGGAGCAAAGGGCGCGAGGCCTCCGTGGAAAACGTGCTGAGCATGCCCGAGCCGTTCGGCCTGCGCCGGGCCGAGGCCGAGGACGTGGTGGCGCGGATGCGGCACGAGATGCGCGGCTGGCGCGGGCATTTCGAGGAATGTGGCGTGTCGGGGGCGGATATTTCCAGGTTGGAAGAGCGCTTTGCCCTGGTGTCCGGGCAGTGA
- a CDS encoding helix-turn-helix transcriptional regulator, producing MSTAKRTDRSLPPELAALCAELGRNIQIARKRRGLSELRLARLAHTSRRTIQRIEAGEPGGGLGILASVLWALQLEGDLRLVADPDRDEQGKFLAETKLPQRVREARDTMYDF from the coding sequence ATGAGCACGGCAAAGAGAACGGATAGATCATTGCCGCCGGAACTGGCGGCCCTGTGCGCGGAATTGGGTCGGAACATCCAGATCGCGCGCAAGCGGCGTGGCCTCAGCGAGCTTCGGCTGGCCCGGCTGGCGCATACCTCGCGGCGGACCATCCAGCGCATAGAGGCAGGAGAGCCGGGCGGCGGGCTGGGCATTCTGGCCAGCGTGCTGTGGGCATTGCAACTGGAGGGTGATCTGCGCCTGGTGGCCGATCCCGACCGGGACGAGCAGGGCAAGTTCCTGGCGGAAACAAAACTGCCGCAACGCGTCCGCGAGGCGCGGGACACCATGTATGACTTCTAG
- a CDS encoding type II toxin-antitoxin system HicB family antitoxin: protein MNFTIEVEREEDGRWLAEVMELPGVMAYAPSAEMATTKAKALALRVIADRLEHGDSVPGIEQITFATSNEPLALR from the coding sequence ATGAACTTCACCATTGAAGTCGAACGGGAAGAAGACGGGCGCTGGCTGGCCGAAGTCATGGAACTTCCCGGCGTGATGGCCTACGCCCCGTCGGCGGAGATGGCGACCACCAAAGCCAAGGCCCTTGCCCTGCGTGTCATTGCAGACCGACTGGAACACGGCGATTCTGTGCCCGGGATCGAGCAGATCACCTTCGCCACCAGCAATGAGCCATTGGCCCTCCGTTAA
- a CDS encoding type II toxin-antitoxin system HicA family toxin, with translation MSHWPSVKARRLLAALLRIGWQEKRRAGSHRTLERSGWPDYVFSFHDQEEIGPRMLARIARHTGLTPEDL, from the coding sequence ATGAGCCATTGGCCCTCCGTTAAGGCCCGCAGACTGCTGGCCGCGTTGCTGCGCATCGGCTGGCAGGAAAAGCGTCGCGCCGGTTCCCACCGTACCCTTGAACGCTCCGGCTGGCCTGACTACGTGTTCTCCTTCCATGACCAGGAAGAAATCGGCCCCCGCATGCTGGCCCGCATTGCCCGCCACACCGGCCTGACGCCGGAGGACCTGTAG
- a CDS encoding helix-turn-helix transcriptional regulator: MLPESILDMSPAAILRGLRYREGMTQAVLSRRTGIPQRHISEMENHRRPIATQNARKLAEALSCPLTHFLSTSP, encoded by the coding sequence GTGCTGCCCGAATCGATTCTCGACATGTCCCCTGCCGCCATTCTGCGCGGCCTGCGCTACCGCGAGGGCATGACCCAGGCTGTGCTTTCGCGCCGCACAGGCATTCCGCAGCGGCACATCAGCGAGATGGAAAACCATCGCCGCCCCATCGCCACGCAGAACGCCCGTAAGCTGGCCGAAGCGTTGAGCTGCCCCCTGACGCACTTCCTTTCCACATCGCCGTAG